The proteins below are encoded in one region of Pangasianodon hypophthalmus isolate fPanHyp1 chromosome 6, fPanHyp1.pri, whole genome shotgun sequence:
- the LOC113534557 gene encoding extracellular calcium-sensing receptor-like: MIGGIFSFHVKWDRTTHVFTSEPWQPKCRSLSLRDFQNAQTMLFAIEEINNRTDILPGVKLGYKIYDSCGSVEITTRASLSLINENGKNTSGMSCSKPDTVQAIIGETSSSPSIAISATVGPLHIPVVSHFATCACLSDRKKFPSFFRTVPSDYYQSRALAKLVKHFGWTWVGALCSDNDYGNNGINEFIIAAKEEGICVEYSKAFFRTDSREKILKLVEIIKASTSKIIVAFVSYSDLGILLKEMALQNLTGFQWIGSESWISDINPANAPWQHLLKGSMGFAMPKAQIKGLGEFLTKLNPASGAAIYKEVWETIFECKFSTQENVEMKEMCKGNESLRQVQNLYTDVSELRIANNVYKAVYAVAYALHNRYSCSKRDSGQEGSFACANITDNKSWQVFTELKKLRFTITTGEDVYFDENGDPAARYELLNWQQGNDGKIVFVKVGFYDGSLQTHLQLSFNNISIAWAHNKPQLPVSVCSPSCPLGTRKAVQKGRPICCFDCIPCAEGEINNITDSIACIKCPPELWSNDRKDTCVLKLVEFLSFEEIMGIILVSCSLLGVSFTICIAVIFFKHKDTPIVRANNSELSFLLLFSLTLCFLCSLTFIGQPSAWSCMLRHTAFGTTFVLCISCVLGKTVVVLMAFRATLPGSNVMKWFGPLQQRLSVLAFTLVQVIICVLWLTISPPFPYKNMKYYKEKIILECNVGSAFGFWAVLGYIGLLAVLCFILAFLARKLPDNFNEAKFITFSILIFCAVWITFIPAYVSSPGKFTVAVEIFAILTSSFGLLFCIFVPKCYIIILKPEKNTKKQMMGKPPVK, from the exons ATGATTGGTGGTATCTTTTCCTTCCATGTCAAATGGGACCGGACAACACATGTCTTTACATCTGAGCCCTGGCAACCAAAATGCAGAAG TTTAAGCCTCCGTGATTttcaaaatgcacaaacaaTGTTATTTGCCATTGAGGAAATCAACAACAGAACTGATATTCTTCCTGGAGTCAAATTGGGTTATAAAATTTATGATTCCTGTGGATCAGTAGAAATAACTACAAGAGCCTCTTTGTCCTTAATTAATGAGAATGGAAAAAATACATCTGGAATGTCTTGCTCCAAACCTGATACAGTTCAAGCAATCATAGGTGAAACATCCTCCAGTCCCTCTATTGCCATATCTGCTACTGTGGGACCTTTGCACATACCTGTG GTCAGTCACTTTGCAACATGTGCATGCCTAAGTGACAGGAAGAAATTCCCATCTTTCTTCAGAACTGTTCCCAGTGATTACTACCAGAGCAGAGCTTTGGCTAAGTTGGTCAAGCATTTTGGTTGGACATGGGTAGGGGCCCTATGTAGTGATAATGACTATGGGAACAATGGCATAAATGAATTCATCATTGCAGCCAAAGAAGAGGGAATCTGTGTTGAATATTCCAAAgcattcttcaggacagactccagagaaaaaattctgaaattaGTTGAGATTATCAAAGCTTCAACCTCCAAAATTATTGTAGCATTTGTCTCATATTCTGACCTTGGGATTCTTCTAAAGGAAATGGCCTTACAGAACTTGACTGGGTTTCAGTGGATTGGAAGTGAGTCCTGGATCTCTGATATAAACCCAGCTAATGCTCCATGGCAGCATCTTCTGAAAGGATCCATGGGATTTGCTATGCCAAAAGCTCAAATCAAGGGCCTAGGGGAATTTCTGACCAAGCTTAACCCAGCTTCTGGTGCAGCTATTTACAAAGAGGTGTGGGAGACAATATTTGAATGTAAGTTTTCCACACAAGAAAATGTTGAGatgaaagaaatgtgcaaagGTAATGAAAGTCTCAGACAAGTTCAAAACCTTTATACCGATGTTTCAGAATTACGAATCGCAAATAATGTGTACAAGGCTGTTTACGCTGTGGCTTATGCCCTGCATAACAGATATAGCTGTTCAAAGAGGGACAGTGGACAAGAAGGTTCTTTTGCATGTGCAAACATAACAGATAACAAATCATGGCAG GTATTCACTGAGTTGAAGAAACTCAGATTCACAATTACAACTGGAGAGGATGTATACTTTGATGAGAATGGAGACCCAGCAGCTAGGTATGAACTGCTGAATTGGCAACAAGGTAACGATGGTAAAATAGTATTTGTTAAAGTGGGCTTCTACGATGGCTCCTTGCAAACACACCTTCAGCTGTCATTTAACAACATCAGTATAGCCTGGGCCCACAACAAACCACAG TTGCCGGTCTCAGTTTGCAGTCCAAGCTGTCCCCTGGGCACGAGGAAGGCTGTGCAGAAAGGAAGGCCAATCTGCTGCTTTGACTGTATACCATGTGCAGAGGGGGAAATCAATAATATAACAG ATTCTATTGCTTGTATCAAGTGCCCACCTGAACTGTGGTCTAATGACAGGAAAGATACCTGTGTCTTAAAGCTGGTGGAATTCCTGTCATTTGAGGAAATAATGGGGATCATCCTTGTATCATGTTCTTTGTTAGGAGTGTCTTTCACCATCTGCATTgctgtaattttctttaaacacaAGGACACTCCAATTGTTAGAGCAAATAATTCTGAACTAAGCTTCTTGCTGCTGTTCTCTCTAActctgtgtttcctctgttcACTTACATTCATTGGTCAGCCTTCTGCATGGTCCTGTATGCTGCGCCACACAGCATTTGGGACCACGTTCGTCCTCTGCATCTCCTGTGTTCTGGGAAAAACAGTAGTGGTGTTAATGGCCTTCAGGGCTACACTTCCAGGTAGTAATGTCATGAAATGGTTTGGGCCTCtacagcagagactcagtgTACTTGCCTTCACTCTTGTACAGGTCATTATTTGTGTACTTTGGTTAACAATATCCCCTCCCTTTCCCTACAAAAATATGAAGTACTACAAGGAAAAGATCATATTAGAATGTAATGTAGGCTCAGCTTTCGGATTTTGGGCCGTGCTAGGTTATATCGGACTCTtggctgtgttgtgttttattttggcttTTCTGGCCCGCAAACTGCCTGACAATTTCAATGAAGCAAAATTCATCACATTTAGCATACTCATATTCTGTGCAGTTTGGATCACCTTCATTCCTGCTTATGTCAGCTCTCCTGGAAAATTCACTGTAGCTGTagaaatatttgccattttaacatCAAGCTTTGGTTTACTATTCTGCATATTTGTTCCAAAGTGTTATATAATCATACTGAAACCAGAGAAGAACACTAAGAAGCAAATGATGGGTAAACCACCTGTTAAATGA